The genomic DNA CCAAGCGGTGCTTGAAGCTTTAGAGTTCAGCCGGAGCGCACTCGCGCGACGGCTGATCTTTTAACTAGGAACTCTGATCAGCCCACGCGAAGCGTTTCTGGGCAGGTTGCGAATGCCGCAGATGCCGAAGATAATGGGTTGGCAAGAGGCAACCACCTCTCCGCCGGCAATCGTTGCTGCGGCGTGCCGATCGTGGCAGCATGGCGTTCCTTGTTTTTCGCTCGCGTTGGATAAGGCTCGCTGATTCGCTAGCCCTCCCGGAGCCTGGTGGATGCCAAGTCGACTTGCGGACATATTTCGCGGATGATTTGGGAACCCTATCGATGGATCGCATCGCTTATTTGAAAAACCTTGTCGTGATGGCGATCGCCGATGGCGCATTGGCTGAACACGAACTGTCGCTGCTGAGCCAACGCTGCGCGGAACTCGGATTCGAAGAGCAGGAATTGTGTGATGCGGTTTCGTACGCTCTCGGGGATGACGCTCAGTTGGAACTGCCGACCGACCCGGCGGATCAGGAAGCTGTCTTGAGCGATCTGATTCGGATGATGGCTGCCGACGGGCAGATGTCCGAATCCGAGAAGCGTTTGTTTGCGTTGGCTGCGGCAAGGATGGACTTTTCAGGCGAGAAGCTCGAACGCCTGATCGACCGCGTCGTCCGCACGAACCACTCCGCCTGAAGCCGGATTCCAAGCAACGTGACAGACCAGGTAAGCGATAGCGTTCAAGCCAAAATCGACGCGAACTGGCGATCGGTTAGCGAGCAGGTTGCCGACGCTTGCCGAGCGGTTGGGCGCAGCCCCGACGAAGTAACGATCGTGGGAGTCACGAAATACGTCGACGTGCCGCTGACCCAGGCTCTGCTGCGCGCCGGATGCCGCGACCTGGGAGAAAATCGCCCGCAAGTCCTTTGGCAAAAAGCCGAAGCGATGTCCGATCCAACGATCCGCTGGCACTTGATCGGCCACCTGCAGCGAAACAAATCGCGGCGGACGATACCGTTGGTCCATCGGCTGCACTCGATCGACACGCTTCGCTTGGCCGAGACGGTCGCACAGCAGAGTGGCGAAGCCGGCCAAACGACCTCCTGCCTGCTGGAAGTCAACGTCTCGGGAGACGAGCAGAAGCACGGTTTTCGCCCGGCGGAGATCGAAAAGATCGTCCCCGATTTGATCGCGCTCCCCAACCTGAAGATCCTCGGCTTGATGGGAATGGCCTCTTTCGACCAACCCAATCACGATCCCGCCATCGATTTTGCAGCGCTCCGCGAGTTGCGAGACCGCCTGACCGTCACAACCGGACTTCCGCTACCAGAACTTTCGATGGGGATGAGCGGCGATTTCCAGGCGGCGATCGCCGAGGGATCGACTTGCGTACGGATCGGAACGCGGCTGTTCGAAGGGGCTCGCTAGAGTCCGCCCCGAGAAATCGCAGTTTTTTGCGGTCTTAAATCACGCGGCCGGGGTTTCACTGGTAATCTTCGCGGTTTCCTCAATGATGCGCCTCGTGTTGCGTCGCCGTGCGGCAAGATTTCAAGTTCGTTGCTACCGCCGGAACCTCCGCGGTTTATACTTACTCTTGAAGGGGCGCGGTATCTTTGCGGTTCGCGCCGCCTCTTGAATCGATCCCACCTTTCCGTTTGGCTGGCGACCTTTGTCAGCGGAGACTCTCCCCTATGAAGCCCCTCGTACAACCTGCCAAAAACCGCCGCGGCGGGATGCTCACCTACCTCTCGATTTTGATCGTGTTGGCCGCTGTGGCGGGCGGCGCTTATTGGTACTTCAAAATTCGGCCCGCTAAGAGCGTCACCACCGGCGAATTGATCACCGATGTTGTCCGCCGCGGTGCGTTTGACCACATCGTGCTCGAACAGGGCGAGATCGAGAGCAGCAAGAACATCGAACTCGAATGCGAAGTCGAGAGTCGCGGTGGTGGCGGCACGGCGATCCTATGGGTAATCGACGAAGGAGCTCGCGTGAAAGCGGGCGACAAGCTGGTCGAACTCGATTCGTCGCAGCTGGAACAGGACCTCAAAACGCAGCGGATCGTGCTGCTTGGGGCCGAAGCGAATGTGACCAATGCGGCGGCACTGCTGAAACAGGCAGAGATCTCGCGGCAAGAGTACCTCGAGGGAACGTTTAAGACCGAAGAGAAAGCGATCCTCAGCGAATTAGCCGTCGCCGAACAGGAGCTCCGCAAAGCGCAATTGGCACTCGCTAGCACCCAGCGACTGGTTGCCAAAGGGCTGGTCAAATCGCTGCAAATGGAAGCCGATCAGTTCGCCGTCGCCAATACGAAAAACCAACTGGAAGCCGCTCAGGGCCGGCTGAAGGTTTTGCAGGAACTGACCAAACAGAAGTTCCTGGTTCAATATGACAGCGACATCGAATCGGCTCGCGCGGTCCTCGAAGCCAACAAGAGCACGCTCAGTGAAGAGCAGGACAAATACGCCGAGATGGAAGACCAGATCAAAGCCTGCGTGATCTATGCCCCCAGCGACGGCGTCGTGGTTCACGCCAACCGCTTCAGCAGCCGCGGTGGCAACGCGGAGTTCGTCGTCGAAGCGGGAGCGACAGTTCGCGAGCGTCAAGCGATCATCCGCTTGCCCGATCCGACGCAGATGCAGGTCAAAGCCAAGATCAATGAATCCCGGATCGCCTTGGTTTCCGAAGGCATGCCGTGCAAGATCAGCGTCTCGTCGCTCAATGGCGTCGAGCTGTTGGGTCAGGTGACGAAGGTCAACCGCTACGCCGAACCGAGCAGCTTTTTCACGTCGTCGATCAAGGAATACGCCTGTTCGATCGCGATCATCGATCCGCCCGAAAGCATCCGAACCGGGATGACCGCCGAGGTGCAGATCTTTGTCCAACAGAAACCCGACGCGCTGCAGATCCCGATCCAAGGCGTTTACGAGCACAGCCAACAAACGTTTGCGTTGGTCCGCAGCCCCGAGGGCAAATTCGAAACTCGGAAGATCGAAGTCGACGCGACCAACGATAAACTGGCTGCGATCGCATCGGGATTGGAAGAAGGGGACGAGATCGTCCTGAACCTGCGTCAGCACTTACACTTGTTAGACGATCTGCCATCGGGATCGACCGATACCAACACCGGATTGGCTGGCTTGATCGAAGGCAAGACCGGCGTCTCGGTCACCAATGGTGCTCCGCCCAGCACGCCTCAACCTGTCGATGGCCCCAGCCCCGCGCGAGCCTCCGCTCCGCCCGGCCGCGAAGGTCCTCGTGGTCCCGGCGGCCCTGGTGGTCCCGGTGCGGGAGGCCCACCTTCGCCGGCGGCGATCGTGAAACGGATCTTCGACGAATCGGACACCGACAAAGACGGTTCGCTTTCGGAAGCGGAGATCGCCAAGATGGAAGACCGCCGTCAATCGATGGCTAAAGCGGCCGACGCCGACAGCGACGGCAAAGTCACCCGGGCCGAATTGACCAGCGCGATGGCTGCTCGCTTCGCCGAATCCAACAACGGCGCGGGGCGATAATCCGATGGTCCGACTGGCGACTTCCATTCGCGAGCTGAAAAAGGAATACGTGCTCAAAAGCGAAACCGTCCGCGCGTTGCGTGGCGTTTCGTTCGACGTGCCCGAGGGTGACTACGTCGCCATCATGGGCCCGTCGGGCAGCGGCAAAAGCACGCTCCTGAACATGCTCGGCTGCCTCGACAAACCCTCCAGCGGGCAACTGCTGTTGGGCGACGACGACATCTCGCGAATGACCGACGACAAACTTGCCGAGGTTCGCAGCCGACGGATCGGATTTGTCTTCCAATCGTACAACCTGATCCAGCAGTTAACCGTCGTCGAAAACATCCAAGTGCCGCTCTATTACCAGGGGCGGTTGGGCCCCAAGGAGCGGCAGCGATGCGTCGAACTGGCCGGGCTTGTTGGATTGCGCGATCGCTTGGACCACCGCCCCACCCAGTTGTCCGGTGGTCAACAGCAACGCGTAGCGATCGCACGCTCGCTGGTCAACGATCCGTATTTCATCCTGGCCGATGAACCGACTGGAAACCTCGATTCGCGGACGACCGCCGAGATCCTGGCGATGTTCGATCAGTTGAACAACGAGGGGCGGACGATCATCCTGGTCACGCACGAAGACGACGTGGCCGAACGGGCTCGCCGCGTCGTTCGCTTGAAGGATGGGCTGCTCTGCAGCGATGTCCAGAACAGCGAAGAGAACCGCGAGAAAGCTCGCCAGGCTTCGCTGGCTGCCGCCGAAGCGGTCCGCGACGAATAAGTGCTCCCGGCGGCGACTGTCCCTGCCGATTCACAACACGAAGCATTGCCAACACCGACGAAACCTGAACATCTATGTTGCTTCTGAGAACCTTCCGATTGGGCGTCAAAAGTTTGATGCTGCACCCGCTCCGCAGCGGTCTGACGATGCTTGGCATCTTGATCGGCGTGGCGGTTGTGATCGCGTTGACGGCGATCAGCAACGGCGCCAGTCGCGTGGTCCAGGAGCAGATCGAGAGCCTTGGTGCCGACACGATTATCGTCCGCACGGTCAAACCGCCAAGCGACGTCTTCGCCGGCCGCAGCGCGGTCCCCTACGGCCTGTCGCGCGATGAACTGGATCTGTTGATCGCCACCGTGCCGACGATTCGCAGCGCTCTGCCGATTCGCGAAATCAAACGCCAATTCATGTATCGGGACCGGTCGATCGATGGCCGCCTAGTCGGCTGCACCCCCGAATATGCCGACGTCACGAAACTGGAACTGCAACCGGGGCCCGAGGGAGCTTCGGGGCAATTCATCACCGATCTGAACAACCTCAAACGCGATAGCGTCTGTGTGCTGGCAGCCAAGGTGGCGGAAAAGCTGTTCCCGTTTGAAAACCCGATCGGCAAGCGGATCTATCTCCCCGAGCACACCGATTTCTATCGCGTCGTCGGCGTGCTGAAGCATCGCACCGCATCGGCGGCGATCGGCGGCTCGCTCGATTCGCAAGACTTCTCCAGCGACGTCTACATCCCGCTGAAGACGCTCGAACAACGGATCGGCGATACGATCGTGACCCGCGGCAGCGGCAGCTTCTCGATGGATATCGTCGAACTCAACCAGATCACGCTGAAGATCGACAAGGTCAGCAACGTCCGGACGACCGCTGCATTTATCGAGGATCTGTTGGGGCCGCGTCATACGGCCCTGAACGACATCTCGGTCGTCTTCCCCTTGGAACTGCTGGAACAAGCCGAGAACATGCGGCTGATGTTTATCGGCATCGGCGTTCTGATCGCCTTCATCTCGCTGTTCGTCGGCGGCATCGGCATCATGAACATCATGTTGGCGAGCGTCACCGAGCGGACTCGGGAGATCGGGATTCGCCGCGCCCTGGGAGCCAAACGGGCCGATATCGTCTGGCAATTTCTCGTCGAAACGATCGTGCTCAGCTTCGTCGGCTCGCTGCTCGGAATTGTCCTGGGGCTGCTGAGTCCCTGGATGTACGACGGCATGCGGCTGTTGGCGACCGAGTTCATCCCCGAGAAGCTCGCAGCGCTTCCCGAGGCGATCCGCGAGGCGAGGCCACAAATTGTCGAGCTTTCGATTCCGATCGCCGTTGTGATCGCGATGGGCGTCGGCATCCTCAGCGGGCTCTATCCGGCGATCCGCGCCGCTCGCATGAATCCGATCGAAGCGTTGCGCCACGAATAGACCGCTCCGCCAACCTGCCTACTTAAAGATCTCCGCCGCGGTCGGCGCGTGAATTGCGACAGTTGCCCCCTCGGTACAATATCGAGACGAAAGGAAGCGTAGGCGGCCAAACTGGCAGAACGTTGGTGCAAATTGCGACAAACTGGTGTCAATTTGATACCACTGGACAGTTTTTACATAGCTTCCGAGCAGAAAACGAACAAGTTACAAAGCCCCAAAGGTGGGTAACCGAAGCGGGCTGAAAAATTTAAGTCCTTTGTTTTCAGACACTTAGTCGAATTTGGACGCTAATTTGTGAACGCTTTTGCTCTGTTTGGCCTCTTATTTCCTAGTAAGGACCTATGACTCGAAGCGTCCTGTAATGTGTGACGTGCTTCACAGCGAAACACGCGTACTCATGGTAGGATTCAATCTGCCAGGCGATTGCCCCAAGATTGATCGAGTTTGAACGATGTACGTTGACAACGAAGTTGTTGTTGCGAAAGCAGAATCTGAACAGAACTCAGTCGCTCTGCTTTTCGTAACATGACTCGACGGAAGGACAAGGAGTCCGGAAGTCGTTGTCCACGTTAACCCGCCTCGGGAAGAGGCGAATCCCGGGCCTAATTTTAGGCAGCAATGACGGAGCGACCCGCCGGGGTCGTAGGGATGCCGTCGCTGTCGGTATACGGGGAATGAGTGATGCACGAAGACTATCGCGATCAAGCTGTCAAAGAACTGCGCGACCACCTGCGTTTTGCGCCTCGCAGCAAAAAGCTGGAGCAGACCGCGCGGGCTGAAAAGCTGTTATCGGAAATTGAAACGAACAAGGAGTATTCGTTTGACTACCTCTGCTTTCGCATCACCGATTACCGCCCCGAGCAACCCTCGCGTCGACTAGTTCACGGCAAAGATGTCCGCCACGACCTGCGTCTGTTCGTCGAAGATGTCTCAGACGCCGCCGACGTTAACGCCGACGAAGCGTCCGAACCGGTTCACACCGTCGACGATCTCAGCAAGATGTTTAACGTCTCGACCAAGACGATTAGCCGTTGGCGCGATCAGGGTCTGGTCAGTCGTCGATTTGTCTTCGAGGGTCGCAAACGCGTCGGCTTTCTGCACAGCAGCGTCGAGCACTTCGTGGCTCGGAACAAGGACCGCGTCAAACGCGGCGAGCGGTTCAGCCAACTGAGCGAAGACGAGAAGGGCGAGATGATCGAACGCGCACGTCAGATGGCGACGCGCGGCACCAGCCTGTCGGAAGTCACTCGCCGCCTATCGGCGCGAATGAGCCGCAGTGCTGAAACGATCCGCTACACCCTGAAGAACTACGATGCCGAGAATCCTCAACTGGCGATCTTCCCGAACCATCGCGGTGCACTAACCGAAGATGACAAGCGGGCGATCTTCCAATTGGCTCGTCGCGGCACCACGGTCCCTCAACTGTGCAAGCGATACGGTCGCACACGCAGCAGCATCCAACGAATCCTTGTCGACATGCGTGCCGCTCGGATCATGGAACTGCCGCTGGACTATATGTTCAACGAGGACTTCGAGAACGCCAAACTGGAACCCGAGATCTTGGGCGAGATGCCTGAACCGGAGAAGGCGCCGCGAAAGCTGCGTGTTCCCGCCGGGCTGCCCCCCTACCTCGCCAGCTTGTACGACGTGCCACTGTTGGATCGCGAGCAGGAATATTACCTGTTCCGCAAGATGAACTACCTCAAGCACAAAGCGAACAAGCTCCGCGAGCAACTGGTTCCGGGCAACGCCAAGGCGTCGCTGATGGACGAGATCGAAGCCCTTTACGAACAAGCGGTGCAGACCAAAAACAAGATCGTTCAATCGAACCTTCGACTCGTCGTTTCGATCGCGAAACGGCACGTTGGATCGACCGACGACTTCTTTGGTCTGGTCAGCGACGGCAATATGTCGTTGATCCGCGCCGTCGAGAAGTTCGATTACGCTCGTGGCAACAAGTTCAGCACGTACGCCAGCTGGTCGATCATGAAGAACTTCGCCCGCACGATTCCGGACGAATTCAAGCACCGCGATCGCTTCCGCACCACCGGTGAGGAACCGTTCCTGGCCGCTCAAGATGAACGCAAAGATCCGATCGCCGAAGAATCGGCACATCAACGTCGCCAACGTCAGGTCAATCGAATCCTGAATCGCTTGGACGACCGCGAACAACGGATCATCAGCGCTCGCTTCGGCTTGGGACGTCGCAACGAACCGCAGACTTTGAAAGAGGTCGGCGAGGAGCTGGGCGTGACGAAGGAGCGGATTCGTCAGATCGAAGCCCGCGCGTTGTCGAAGCTACGCGAAGCGGCAAACGCTGAAAAGATCGAGATCGATATCTAAGTCGCAGCCCTTTCTGCGACCGCCGACCTGCAGCTTGCAGGTCGCGATTGGCTCGGCCCCACGATCCAACGGCTGTTCTCAGCAGCAGCCGTTGGATAGCCGATCGCCCGGCAACTTTCTTCCGGTAAAGCGTTTCAGCTTTCTAGGCGAAGGATAGGGTGAGAAGTTCGAACCGGTACCGGGCGGGCTCCCGTCGCGGGCACTACAGCAACAGGAAAACAAAGCCAGCGGTGGCGAGCCCTTGCAGCGTTGCCGCGTGCAGTTTGCACTCAAACGGACGCATCCGC from Rosistilla oblonga includes the following:
- a CDS encoding TerB family tellurite resistance protein, which codes for MDRIAYLKNLVVMAIADGALAEHELSLLSQRCAELGFEEQELCDAVSYALGDDAQLELPTDPADQEAVLSDLIRMMAADGQMSESEKRLFALAAARMDFSGEKLERLIDRVVRTNHSA
- a CDS encoding YggS family pyridoxal phosphate-dependent enzyme; amino-acid sequence: MTDQVSDSVQAKIDANWRSVSEQVADACRAVGRSPDEVTIVGVTKYVDVPLTQALLRAGCRDLGENRPQVLWQKAEAMSDPTIRWHLIGHLQRNKSRRTIPLVHRLHSIDTLRLAETVAQQSGEAGQTTSCLLEVNVSGDEQKHGFRPAEIEKIVPDLIALPNLKILGLMGMASFDQPNHDPAIDFAALRELRDRLTVTTGLPLPELSMGMSGDFQAAIAEGSTCVRIGTRLFEGAR
- a CDS encoding HlyD family efflux transporter periplasmic adaptor subunit, whose product is MKPLVQPAKNRRGGMLTYLSILIVLAAVAGGAYWYFKIRPAKSVTTGELITDVVRRGAFDHIVLEQGEIESSKNIELECEVESRGGGGTAILWVIDEGARVKAGDKLVELDSSQLEQDLKTQRIVLLGAEANVTNAAALLKQAEISRQEYLEGTFKTEEKAILSELAVAEQELRKAQLALASTQRLVAKGLVKSLQMEADQFAVANTKNQLEAAQGRLKVLQELTKQKFLVQYDSDIESARAVLEANKSTLSEEQDKYAEMEDQIKACVIYAPSDGVVVHANRFSSRGGNAEFVVEAGATVRERQAIIRLPDPTQMQVKAKINESRIALVSEGMPCKISVSSLNGVELLGQVTKVNRYAEPSSFFTSSIKEYACSIAIIDPPESIRTGMTAEVQIFVQQKPDALQIPIQGVYEHSQQTFALVRSPEGKFETRKIEVDATNDKLAAIASGLEEGDEIVLNLRQHLHLLDDLPSGSTDTNTGLAGLIEGKTGVSVTNGAPPSTPQPVDGPSPARASAPPGREGPRGPGGPGGPGAGGPPSPAAIVKRIFDESDTDKDGSLSEAEIAKMEDRRQSMAKAADADSDGKVTRAELTSAMAARFAESNNGAGR
- a CDS encoding ABC transporter ATP-binding protein; translated protein: MVRLATSIRELKKEYVLKSETVRALRGVSFDVPEGDYVAIMGPSGSGKSTLLNMLGCLDKPSSGQLLLGDDDISRMTDDKLAEVRSRRIGFVFQSYNLIQQLTVVENIQVPLYYQGRLGPKERQRCVELAGLVGLRDRLDHRPTQLSGGQQQRVAIARSLVNDPYFILADEPTGNLDSRTTAEILAMFDQLNNEGRTIILVTHEDDVAERARRVVRLKDGLLCSDVQNSEENREKARQASLAAAEAVRDE
- a CDS encoding ABC transporter permease, giving the protein MLLLRTFRLGVKSLMLHPLRSGLTMLGILIGVAVVIALTAISNGASRVVQEQIESLGADTIIVRTVKPPSDVFAGRSAVPYGLSRDELDLLIATVPTIRSALPIREIKRQFMYRDRSIDGRLVGCTPEYADVTKLELQPGPEGASGQFITDLNNLKRDSVCVLAAKVAEKLFPFENPIGKRIYLPEHTDFYRVVGVLKHRTASAAIGGSLDSQDFSSDVYIPLKTLEQRIGDTIVTRGSGSFSMDIVELNQITLKIDKVSNVRTTAAFIEDLLGPRHTALNDISVVFPLELLEQAENMRLMFIGIGVLIAFISLFVGGIGIMNIMLASVTERTREIGIRRALGAKRADIVWQFLVETIVLSFVGSLLGIVLGLLSPWMYDGMRLLATEFIPEKLAALPEAIREARPQIVELSIPIAVVIAMGVGILSGLYPAIRAARMNPIEALRHE
- a CDS encoding sigma-70 family RNA polymerase sigma factor; its protein translation is MHEDYRDQAVKELRDHLRFAPRSKKLEQTARAEKLLSEIETNKEYSFDYLCFRITDYRPEQPSRRLVHGKDVRHDLRLFVEDVSDAADVNADEASEPVHTVDDLSKMFNVSTKTISRWRDQGLVSRRFVFEGRKRVGFLHSSVEHFVARNKDRVKRGERFSQLSEDEKGEMIERARQMATRGTSLSEVTRRLSARMSRSAETIRYTLKNYDAENPQLAIFPNHRGALTEDDKRAIFQLARRGTTVPQLCKRYGRTRSSIQRILVDMRAARIMELPLDYMFNEDFENAKLEPEILGEMPEPEKAPRKLRVPAGLPPYLASLYDVPLLDREQEYYLFRKMNYLKHKANKLREQLVPGNAKASLMDEIEALYEQAVQTKNKIVQSNLRLVVSIAKRHVGSTDDFFGLVSDGNMSLIRAVEKFDYARGNKFSTYASWSIMKNFARTIPDEFKHRDRFRTTGEEPFLAAQDERKDPIAEESAHQRRQRQVNRILNRLDDREQRIISARFGLGRRNEPQTLKEVGEELGVTKERIRQIEARALSKLREAANAEKIEIDI